A window of the Streptomyces albireticuli genome harbors these coding sequences:
- a CDS encoding SDR family oxidoreductase: protein MRGRIALEGQVAVVTGAARGVGEQLARKLSARGAKVALVGLEPEELRRVARSLHEDAAHWHADVTDHEAMAEVAAEVKARFGKVDIVVANAGVASGGPFADSDPETWRRVIEVNLIGSAVTGRAFLPVLSESRGYLLQIASLAALAPAPMMTAYCASKSGVEAYAHCLRAEVGHKGVRVGVGYLTWTDTDMVRGADENEVMRELRQRLPWPLNRTYPLGPAVDRLVTGIERRSAHVYGQGWLRGMQPVRGLLPGPLALGARREMRRFGPLLEGARAGLVGAGGAADEKARTERPRRERSVP from the coding sequence ATGAGAGGACGTATCGCCCTGGAAGGCCAGGTCGCCGTGGTGACCGGGGCCGCCCGCGGGGTCGGGGAACAGCTCGCCCGGAAGCTTTCCGCGCGGGGCGCCAAGGTCGCGCTCGTCGGCCTGGAGCCCGAGGAGCTGCGCCGCGTCGCCCGCTCGCTGCACGAGGACGCGGCCCACTGGCACGCCGACGTCACCGACCACGAGGCGATGGCCGAGGTCGCCGCCGAGGTCAAGGCCCGCTTCGGCAAGGTGGACATCGTCGTCGCCAACGCGGGCGTCGCGTCCGGCGGGCCCTTCGCCGACTCCGACCCGGAGACCTGGCGCCGCGTCATCGAGGTCAACCTCATCGGCAGCGCGGTCACCGGGCGCGCCTTCCTGCCCGTCCTGTCCGAGAGCCGCGGCTATCTGCTCCAGATCGCCTCCCTCGCCGCCCTCGCACCCGCGCCCATGATGACCGCGTACTGCGCCTCGAAGTCCGGCGTCGAGGCGTACGCGCACTGCCTGCGCGCCGAGGTCGGCCACAAGGGCGTACGGGTCGGCGTCGGCTACCTCACCTGGACCGACACGGACATGGTGCGCGGCGCCGACGAGAACGAGGTGATGCGCGAGCTGCGGCAGCGCCTGCCGTGGCCGCTGAACCGCACCTATCCGCTGGGCCCGGCCGTCGACCGGCTGGTCACCGGCATCGAGCGGCGCTCGGCCCACGTCTACGGTCAGGGCTGGCTGCGCGGCATGCAGCCGGTGCGCGGCCTGCTGCCCGGCCCCCTCGCGCTGGGCGCCCGGCGCGAGATGCGCCGCTTCGGGCCGCTGCTCGAAGGGGCGCGGGCCGGGCTGGTGGGCGCGGGCGGCGCGGCGGACGAGAAGGCCCGTACGGAGCGTCCGAGGCGCGAGCGTAGCGTTCCGTAA